A region of the Planctomycetota bacterium genome:
TATGTAGAATATCCTGCATAATCGTATCAGGAAAGGAGAAACAATGCATAAAATACTATTGGCAAGCTCATTAGTTATCATAGCGCTTTTAATCGGAAGCGTCAATCTGTCTGCAGAAGAACCTTCCAGGGCATTTGACGTAAAATACCTCTTTGAAACTACAGGCACGGACTGGGAAAAAAGCCAGGGGCTGGAACTGACCGCCAGGTGGCCCGTATCCAAAAAAATGCATTACCCGAAGCATGGCATCAGGCACGGGTATGTTTACGCGGAAGGTTTTCTTGACATACTGCCTTCGGAACTAAAAAGCGGCATAACCATCGACGGTAACCCGGTTAATATCGAAGGTGATTGCGCCACAAAGGTTTTAGGAGGTTCCGCATTTATCACCAGCCGGAGCGAAGTTAAAAAAGTAACTTGGTATCTGGGAGGCGGAATCGCTTATTATATGCACGATTTTTCCGCTTCGACCCGCACTAAAAATAATCTTTCCAGCACTGTTTCAAAAATACTCACCCAGCGCGGAGTAACCCTTTTAAGCTACAGTTCAAATATCGAAATCGAGAATACCTTTGGTTTTCATATTAACATAGGAATGAACATAGAGTTAAACACTAAGACATCTTTGGATTTGAGCTACAGATTAAATTCCGCTTCCGCGGACATGAAAATCACTTCATCTATGAATACATCCGCCGGTTCTGCGGCAAGTTCGGAAACATTTACCATAAACAGGGAAGGCATGCTGGGGATAGGATTGACTATCCGTTTCTAACTGCTGTTTTGGTTAATACGTAAAAACTCCCCCGCTCAATTTCTGTGCGCGAGCGATTAATCGGGGATTTCTTGACGGGCGTCAAGGAATGCTTCCGCATCCTGATAAACCCGCTCACCATATAACCTTTACTGAAATACGCTGTGAAAATGGCGCGTGTTTTTGCCCTCCAGTCTTTTGCCAGAGAAAGATTCTTATTCTGTATTGACTTTATTTCCGGAGGTATTTCCGCAAAAAGTAATTTTCCTTTCAGATTCAAACGCGGCTTGCCGCAAACCAGTAATCCTTTTTTATTAAATCCGGTATGGTTAATAACTGCATCTTCACTCAGTCTTCCAATCTTTTGAACATTTAAACACTTGAACTCTTTATTAAGCCACCACTCGGCAAGGAAACGGTCCGTTTCTAACCCTTTATTAAGAACACTTGAACTGGTACCGTAGAGATTAATATAATACTCCCTGGCGATAATACCCAGCTTATTGATATTAAAATGGGCGTTCAGACTTTGCAATGGGTCGAATGTCCAGGCCATAAGTTTTATCCCCTGTTTCATTGCGGCGGCGCGCTGGGCAAGCTTTAAGCGGTAGCCTATATCGCTGTTACGATATTGCGGTAAAACCGCCAGCATCCGTGAAGAATGGATTAACTGGTTTTTCCCTCCCTTTGGCTTTCTGATGCCGGCAAACCCGAAGACAAAACCTATCATCCTGCCTAATTCGGTAAATGCGCCCAGGACGATTCCCCCGTTACGGCTTATGGTAATAAGCTCGTTTACCGGGATGATTTCCCTGTCCTCAAACCGCCAGACGGTTTTCTGGATTTGCTCACATTCGTGGAATTCCTTGACTACTTTTAAAGGATGGATGTAATAATTACGTTTCACTATAACTCTATTCCCTTAACCGATTTAATTCCCTTTTGGAACGGGTGTTTGATATTCAATATCTCACTTACCAAATCAGCCATTTTGCATACCTGTGGGGTCGCGTTTCTGCCTGTTAAAACGAGGTGCATCTTATCCGGCTTTCCTTTGATAAGCTTTAACACATCATCAACGCTTATCAGTCCATAATCAATCGCGTAGTTTATCTCGTCAAGAATGACCATGCCGTAGTTTCCGGATTTAATCCGCTCTTCGGCAATCTTCAACGCCTCTTCGGCGGCTTTACGGTGCGCGGGGTCGGGATTCTTCGGGTCGATGTGGCATAGGAATTCGCATTCCGGGCAGTTGTAACGGCTCTTATCGTTTTCCGGGTAAACGCAATCCTTTCCGGATTGTATTATTTCAAAGTCAGGAGAAAGCCTTTTGGCGGATTTTATTTCCCCGTAAGCACGCGAGCTTTTAAGGAACTGAATCATCAAAACTTTAAGCCCGCCGCCTAAAGCGCGCAGGGCCATGCCCAAAGAGGCGGTGGTCTTGCCTTTCCCGTCGCCAGTGATGACTACCACTAAACCTTTTTCCATGGATTATAATTATAATAATTCAGCGCCTTATGTAAACAAAATGCGGACGTCAACTGGCTGAAGTGAAAACGAAAGCCGGGAATAATTCGCTCAATCCGATTGCCTTACCACATCATTTTATCGGCATACGCGGCATCTTGGGCTGGTCCGGGTTAGTGGATATCGGAGTAAACGCAAGGAAATCGCCTATGCCGCTTGAG
Encoded here:
- a CDS encoding cob(I)yrinic acid a,c-diamide adenosyltransferase, with translation MEKGLVVVITGDGKGKTTASLGMALRALGGGLKVLMIQFLKSSRAYGEIKSAKRLSPDFEIIQSGKDCVYPENDKSRYNCPECEFLCHIDPKNPDPAHRKAAEEALKIAEERIKSGNYGMVILDEINYAIDYGLISVDDVLKLIKGKPDKMHLVLTGRNATPQVCKMADLVSEILNIKHPFQKGIKSVKGIEL
- a CDS encoding acetyltransferase, which translates into the protein MKRNYYIHPLKVVKEFHECEQIQKTVWRFEDREIIPVNELITISRNGGIVLGAFTELGRMIGFVFGFAGIRKPKGGKNQLIHSSRMLAVLPQYRNSDIGYRLKLAQRAAAMKQGIKLMAWTFDPLQSLNAHFNINKLGIIAREYYINLYGTSSSVLNKGLETDRFLAEWWLNKEFKCLNVQKIGRLSEDAVINHTGFNKKGLLVCGKPRLNLKGKLLFAEIPPEIKSIQNKNLSLAKDWRAKTRAIFTAYFSKGYMVSGFIRMRKHSLTPVKKSPINRSRTEIERGSFYVLTKTAVRNG